The following are encoded in a window of Streptomyces sp. SAT1 genomic DNA:
- a CDS encoding PucR family transcriptional regulator: MRLRALLDTDALGLKLLGGEEELDRTVRGVMTTDLRDPSRYLSGGELVLTGLAWRRDAADAEPFVRTLVQAQVAALAAGEAELGEVPEDLVLACARHRLPLFAVHESVAFATITEHVVRQVSGERAGDLAAVVDRHRRMMTAGPAGGGPDVVLDLLGSDLDLRAWLLSPAGRLIAGPKVGGPALPPQTCRTLAAGQLAAARTGRRGPHRVTLEGTTYSLFPIRGGGRAPQAGRDVRETVLSDWLLAVEADAGDWAEERLDLLQGVTQLIAVERDRRDAARTVRRRLAQEVLELVQSGAPPAEIAARLRVAAPVLLPGLGSAPHWQVVVARVEWDGRGEESGPIAQSLLEEILVDPLSTGPEPSDRIAVAHSGGEAIALVPLPAVPAEQEGPGAGILADALLRSVRDPLAAGLDDDGRLTLGVSAAVHSAEGLRGALEEARHARRVAAARPGRVCAAGHQELASHVLLLPFVPDDVRRAFTARLLDPLRDYDRRHRAELIPTLEAFLDCDGSWTRCATRLHLHVNTLRYRVGRIEQLTGRDLSRLEDKLDFFLALRMS, encoded by the coding sequence ATGCGGCTGCGCGCACTGCTGGACACCGACGCGCTGGGCCTGAAACTGCTCGGCGGCGAGGAGGAGCTGGACCGCACCGTCCGCGGTGTGATGACCACCGACCTGCGCGATCCGAGCCGCTACCTCTCCGGCGGCGAGCTGGTGCTGACGGGCCTGGCCTGGCGCCGGGACGCCGCCGACGCCGAGCCGTTCGTCCGCACCCTGGTGCAGGCCCAGGTCGCCGCGCTGGCCGCGGGCGAGGCCGAGCTGGGCGAGGTGCCCGAGGACCTGGTGCTGGCCTGCGCCCGGCACCGGCTGCCGCTGTTCGCGGTGCACGAGTCGGTGGCGTTCGCGACGATCACCGAGCACGTGGTGCGGCAGGTCTCCGGCGAGCGCGCGGGCGATCTCGCGGCCGTGGTGGACCGGCACCGCCGGATGATGACCGCGGGACCGGCGGGCGGCGGCCCGGACGTGGTCCTCGACCTGCTCGGCTCCGACCTGGACCTGCGGGCCTGGCTGCTCTCCCCCGCCGGACGGCTGATCGCCGGCCCCAAGGTCGGCGGGCCCGCGCTGCCCCCGCAGACCTGCCGGACGCTGGCCGCCGGGCAGCTGGCGGCCGCCCGCACCGGACGGCGCGGACCGCACCGGGTCACGCTGGAGGGCACGACGTACTCGCTGTTCCCCATCCGCGGCGGCGGGCGCGCCCCGCAGGCCGGACGGGACGTGCGCGAGACGGTGCTGTCGGACTGGCTGCTGGCCGTCGAGGCGGACGCCGGCGACTGGGCCGAGGAGCGGCTCGACCTCCTCCAGGGCGTCACCCAGCTGATCGCGGTCGAGCGGGACCGGCGGGACGCGGCGCGCACGGTGCGCCGACGGCTCGCGCAGGAAGTGCTCGAGCTGGTGCAGAGCGGCGCGCCGCCCGCCGAGATCGCCGCGCGGCTGCGGGTGGCCGCGCCGGTGCTGCTGCCCGGCCTCGGCTCGGCCCCGCACTGGCAGGTCGTGGTGGCCCGCGTCGAGTGGGACGGCCGCGGCGAGGAGAGCGGCCCCATCGCCCAGTCCCTGCTGGAGGAGATCCTGGTCGACCCGCTCAGCACCGGCCCCGAGCCGTCCGACCGGATAGCCGTCGCGCACAGCGGCGGCGAGGCCATCGCCCTGGTGCCGCTCCCCGCCGTCCCCGCCGAGCAGGAAGGCCCGGGGGCCGGGATCCTCGCCGACGCGCTGCTGCGCTCCGTACGGGACCCGCTGGCCGCCGGTCTGGACGACGACGGGCGGCTCACCCTCGGCGTCAGCGCGGCCGTGCACTCCGCCGAGGGGCTGCGCGGCGCCCTGGAGGAGGCCCGGCACGCCCGCCGGGTCGCGGCGGCCCGCCCCGGCCGGGTCTGCGCGGCCGGGCACCAGGAGCTGGCCTCGCACGTGCTGCTGCTGCCGTTCGTCCCGGACGACGTGCGCCGCGCCTTCACCGCGCGGCTGCTGGACCCGCTGCGCGACTACGACCGCAGGCACCGCGCGGAGCTGATCCCGACCCTGGAGGCGTTCCTCGACTGCGACGGCTCCTGGACGCGCTGCGCGACCCGGCTCCACCTGCACGTCAACACGCTGCGCTACCGGGTCGGGCGGATCGAGCAGTTGACGGGCCGTGACCTGTCGCGCCTGGAGGACAAGCTGGACTTCTTCCTGGCCCTGCGCATGAGCTGA
- a CDS encoding FAD binding domain-containing protein: MDFLRPASWEEALAAKAEHPTAVPIAGGTDVMVEINFDHRRPECLLDLNRIGDLYEWEVGEDSVRLGASVPYTSIMDSLRAELPGLALASHTVASPQIRNRGGVGGNLGTASPAGDAHPALLAAGAEVEAESVRGTRRIPIDEFYTGVKRNALAPDELIRAVHIKKADGPQQYSKVGTRNAMVIAVCAFGIALHPGTRTVRTGIGSAAPTPVRAAAAEEFLAAALEEGGFWDNGKIITPSVAKQFAELCAAACNPIDDVRGTASYRRHAVGVMARRTLTWTWESYRGTRRATEGAA; the protein is encoded by the coding sequence ATGGACTTCCTTCGCCCCGCCAGCTGGGAGGAGGCGCTCGCCGCGAAGGCCGAGCACCCCACCGCTGTACCGATCGCGGGCGGCACCGACGTGATGGTCGAGATCAACTTCGACCACCGCCGGCCCGAGTGCCTCCTCGACCTCAACCGCATCGGAGACCTCTACGAGTGGGAGGTCGGCGAGGACAGCGTGCGGCTGGGGGCCTCGGTGCCCTACACCAGCATCATGGACAGTCTCCGTGCCGAGCTGCCCGGCCTGGCGCTCGCCTCGCACACGGTGGCCTCCCCGCAGATCCGCAACCGCGGCGGCGTCGGCGGCAACCTCGGCACGGCCTCTCCCGCCGGTGACGCCCACCCCGCCCTGCTCGCCGCGGGCGCCGAGGTCGAGGCCGAGTCGGTGCGCGGCACCCGCCGCATCCCGATCGACGAGTTCTACACCGGCGTCAAGCGCAACGCCCTCGCGCCGGACGAGCTGATCCGCGCGGTGCACATCAAGAAGGCGGACGGCCCGCAGCAGTACTCCAAGGTCGGCACCCGCAACGCCATGGTCATCGCGGTCTGCGCCTTCGGCATCGCCCTGCACCCCGGGACCCGCACCGTCCGCACCGGCATCGGCTCGGCCGCCCCCACCCCGGTGCGGGCCGCCGCCGCCGAGGAGTTCCTGGCCGCGGCCCTGGAGGAGGGCGGCTTCTGGGACAACGGGAAGATCATCACTCCGTCGGTGGCCAAGCAGTTCGCCGAGCTGTGCGCCGCCGCCTGCAACCCGATCGACGACGTCCGGGGCACCGCGAGCTACCGCCGCCACGCGGTCGGCGTGATGGCCCGCCGGACACTCACCTGGACCTGGGAGTCGTACCGCGGCACCCGCCGCGCCACCGAGGGAGCTGCGTGA
- a CDS encoding (2Fe-2S)-binding protein, protein MRVNFTVNGRPQEADDVWEGESLLYVLRERLGLPGSKNACEQGECGSCTVRLDGVPVCSCLVAAGQVQGREVVTVEGLADFARQRAEGAGCASGACGTSLDEAKGWRAQGNDSQTGEGTELSPVQQAFIDAGAVQCGFCTPGLLVAADEMLERNANPTDADIREALSGNLCRCTGYEKIMDAVRLAAARQSEGV, encoded by the coding sequence ATGCGCGTCAACTTCACCGTCAACGGACGCCCGCAGGAGGCCGACGACGTCTGGGAGGGCGAGTCGCTGCTCTACGTGCTGCGCGAGCGCCTGGGCCTGCCCGGCTCCAAGAACGCCTGCGAACAGGGCGAGTGCGGCTCGTGCACGGTGCGCCTGGACGGCGTGCCGGTGTGCTCCTGCCTGGTCGCGGCCGGACAGGTGCAGGGCCGCGAGGTCGTGACCGTCGAGGGCCTGGCGGACTTCGCCCGGCAGCGCGCCGAGGGCGCCGGCTGCGCGAGCGGCGCCTGCGGCACCTCGCTGGACGAGGCCAAGGGCTGGCGCGCCCAGGGCAACGACTCGCAGACCGGCGAGGGCACCGAACTGTCCCCGGTGCAGCAGGCGTTCATCGACGCGGGCGCCGTCCAGTGCGGCTTCTGCACGCCCGGCCTGCTGGTCGCCGCCGACGAGATGCTCGAACGCAACGCCAACCCGACCGACGCGGACATCCGCGAGGCGCTGTCGGGCAACCTGTGCCGCTGCACGGGCTACGAGAAGATCATGGACGCGGTGCGCCTGGCGGCCGCCCGCCAGTCCGAGGGGGTCTGA
- a CDS encoding xanthine dehydrogenase family protein molybdopterin-binding subunit: MTTANGAPTKLTQGYRTKGGVGESTLRPDGILKVTGEFAYSSDMWHEDMLWGQILRSTVAHAEIVSIDVSEALALAGVYAVLTYDDLPAETKHYGLEIQDTPVLAHGKVRHHGEPVAIVAADHPETARRAAAKIKVEYKELPVITDEATATAPDAVLVHETRDDLPLGPPAGSGPGGAPIIGHVPHPNIVHRQPIVRGNADEAAKKADFIVEGDYYFGMQDQAFLGPESGLAVPEEDGGVHLYVATQWLHSDLRQIAPVLGLPEDKVRMTLAGVGGAFGGREDLSMQIHACLLALRTGKPVKIVYNRFESFFGHVHRHPARLHYEHGATKDGKLTHMKCRIVLDGGAYASASPAVVGNASSLSAGPYVIDDVDIEAIALYTNNPPCGAMRGFGAVQACFAYEAQMDKLADKVGMDRVEFRRLNAMEQGTIMPTGQPVDSPAPVAELLRRVKAMPLPPERQWESSEGADVRQLPGGLSNTTHGEGVVRGVGYAVGIKNVGFSEGFDDYSTAKVRMEVVGGEAVATVHTAMAEVGQGGVTVHAQIARTELGVTQVTIHPADTQVGSAGSTSASRQTYVTGGAVKNSCELVRERVLEIGRRKFGSYHPAWATAELLLEGGKVVTDGGEVLADLADVLEDEAVEIEAEWRHRPTEAFDLRTGQGNGHVQYSFAAHRAVVEVDTELGLVKVVELACAQDVGKALNPLSVIGQIQGGTTQGLGIAIMEEIIVDPKTAKVRNPSFTDYLLPTILDTPTIPVDVLELADEHAPYGLRGIGEAPTLSSTPAVLAAIRNATGLELPRTPVRPEHLTGRA, from the coding sequence ATGACCACGGCCAACGGTGCTCCCACCAAACTCACCCAGGGCTACCGCACCAAGGGCGGTGTCGGCGAGTCCACGCTCCGGCCCGACGGCATCCTCAAGGTCACCGGCGAGTTCGCGTACTCGTCCGACATGTGGCACGAGGACATGCTCTGGGGCCAGATCCTGCGCTCCACCGTCGCGCACGCCGAGATCGTCTCCATCGACGTCTCCGAGGCGCTCGCCCTGGCCGGCGTGTACGCCGTGCTGACCTACGACGACCTGCCCGCCGAGACGAAGCACTACGGCCTGGAGATCCAGGACACCCCGGTGCTCGCCCACGGCAAGGTGCGCCACCACGGCGAACCGGTCGCCATCGTGGCCGCCGACCACCCCGAGACCGCGCGGCGCGCCGCCGCCAAGATCAAGGTGGAGTACAAGGAACTGCCCGTCATCACCGACGAGGCCACCGCGACCGCCCCGGACGCCGTCCTCGTCCACGAGACGCGCGACGACCTCCCCCTAGGACCTCCGGCAGGCTCCGGTCCAGGGGGTGCCCCCATCATCGGCCACGTCCCGCACCCCAACATCGTGCACCGCCAGCCGATCGTGCGCGGCAATGCCGACGAGGCCGCGAAGAAGGCCGACTTCATCGTCGAGGGCGACTACTACTTCGGCATGCAGGACCAGGCGTTCCTCGGCCCGGAGTCGGGCCTCGCCGTGCCCGAGGAGGACGGCGGCGTCCACCTCTACGTCGCCACCCAGTGGCTCCACTCCGACCTGCGCCAGATCGCGCCCGTCCTCGGCCTGCCCGAGGACAAGGTCCGCATGACCCTGGCCGGCGTCGGCGGCGCCTTCGGCGGGCGCGAGGACCTGTCGATGCAGATCCACGCCTGTCTGCTGGCGCTGCGCACCGGCAAGCCCGTCAAGATCGTCTACAACCGGTTCGAGTCCTTCTTCGGGCACGTCCACCGCCACCCGGCCCGGCTGCACTACGAGCACGGCGCCACCAAGGACGGCAAGCTCACCCACATGAAGTGCCGGATCGTGCTGGACGGCGGCGCCTACGCCTCCGCCTCCCCGGCGGTCGTCGGCAACGCCTCCTCGCTGTCGGCGGGACCGTACGTCATCGACGACGTGGACATCGAGGCCATCGCCCTCTACACCAACAACCCGCCCTGCGGCGCCATGCGCGGCTTCGGCGCGGTCCAGGCGTGCTTCGCCTACGAGGCGCAGATGGACAAGCTCGCCGACAAGGTGGGCATGGACCGGGTGGAGTTCCGCCGGCTCAACGCCATGGAGCAGGGGACGATCATGCCGACCGGGCAGCCGGTCGACTCCCCGGCCCCGGTCGCCGAACTGCTGCGCCGCGTCAAGGCGATGCCGCTGCCGCCCGAGCGGCAGTGGGAGTCCAGCGAGGGCGCCGACGTGCGCCAGCTGCCCGGCGGACTGTCCAACACCACGCACGGCGAGGGCGTCGTCCGCGGTGTCGGCTACGCGGTCGGCATCAAGAACGTCGGCTTCTCCGAGGGCTTCGACGACTACTCCACCGCCAAGGTGCGCATGGAGGTGGTGGGCGGCGAGGCCGTCGCCACCGTGCACACGGCCATGGCGGAGGTCGGCCAGGGCGGCGTCACCGTGCACGCCCAGATCGCCCGCACCGAGCTGGGCGTCACCCAGGTGACCATCCACCCGGCCGACACCCAGGTCGGCTCGGCGGGTTCCACCTCGGCCTCCCGGCAGACGTACGTCACCGGCGGCGCCGTCAAGAACTCCTGCGAGCTGGTGCGCGAACGGGTCCTGGAGATCGGCCGGCGCAAGTTCGGCTCCTACCACCCCGCCTGGGCCACCGCCGAACTCCTGCTGGAGGGCGGCAAGGTGGTCACCGACGGCGGCGAGGTCCTCGCCGACCTGGCCGACGTCCTGGAGGACGAGGCCGTGGAGATCGAGGCGGAGTGGCGCCACCGGCCCACCGAGGCGTTCGACCTGCGCACCGGCCAGGGCAACGGCCATGTGCAGTACTCCTTCGCCGCGCACCGCGCCGTCGTCGAGGTCGACACCGAACTCGGCCTGGTCAAGGTCGTCGAACTGGCCTGCGCGCAGGACGTCGGCAAGGCGCTCAACCCGCTCTCCGTCATCGGGCAGATCCAGGGCGGCACCACCCAGGGCCTGGGCATCGCCATCATGGAGGAGATCATCGTCGACCCCAAGACGGCGAAGGTCCGCAATCCCTCCTTCACGGACTACCTGCTCCCCACCATCCTCGACACCCCGACCATCCCGGTCGACGTGCTCGAACTCGCCGACGAGCACGCCCCGTACGGGCTGCGCGGCATCGGCGAGGCTCCCACCCTGTCGTCCACCCCGGCCGTCCTCGCGGCGATCCGGAACGCGACCGGTCTCGAACTCCCCCGCACCCCCGTCCGGCCCGAGCACCTGACCGGCCGGGCGTAG
- a CDS encoding NCS2 family permease codes for MTQQSVEPRTAAEDAGAGSRVPAGRSWLDRYFHITRRGSTIAREVRGGVTTFMAMAYILLLNPVILSGKDVAGDTLGQKALITATALGAAFTTLLMGFVGKVPLALAAGLSVSGVISTQVAPNMTWPQAMGMCVAYGVVIMLLVVTGLREMIMNAIPLPLKHGITMGIGLFIAFIGLVKAGFVGRNPSPGGGPVVLGPGGELSGWPVLLFAATLLLIFALQARNIPGAILIGIVGGTAVAAVLNATGAIDAKQWVNGAPELHGSPVSMPDFSLFGHVSFSGWGDVGVMTVTVIVFTLVLAGFFDAMATIIGVGTEANLADDKGRMPGLSKALFIDGAGGVVGGVAGGSGQSVFVESATGVGEGARTGFSSVITGLFFAACLFFTPITAIVPSEVASAALVVIGAMMMMNARHVDWGDRATAIPVFLTVVIMPFTYSITPGVAAGVVSYTVIKVAQGKAREIGAFMWVLTAVFLVYFALNPIEGWLGVH; via the coding sequence ATGACCCAGCAGTCTGTGGAGCCGAGGACCGCCGCCGAAGACGCGGGCGCGGGCAGCCGCGTCCCGGCGGGACGGTCCTGGCTCGACCGGTACTTCCACATCACCCGGCGGGGTTCCACGATCGCGCGTGAAGTGCGCGGCGGCGTCACCACCTTCATGGCGATGGCGTACATCCTGCTGCTCAACCCCGTCATCCTCTCCGGCAAGGACGTCGCCGGGGACACCCTGGGCCAGAAGGCCCTGATCACCGCGACGGCGCTCGGCGCGGCGTTCACCACGCTGCTCATGGGCTTCGTCGGCAAGGTGCCGCTCGCCCTGGCCGCCGGACTCTCGGTGTCCGGGGTGATCTCCACCCAGGTGGCGCCGAACATGACCTGGCCGCAGGCCATGGGCATGTGCGTGGCCTACGGCGTGGTCATCATGCTGCTGGTCGTCACCGGCCTGCGCGAGATGATCATGAACGCGATCCCGCTGCCGCTCAAGCACGGCATCACCATGGGCATCGGCCTGTTCATCGCCTTCATCGGACTGGTGAAGGCCGGATTCGTCGGCCGCAACCCGTCGCCCGGCGGCGGCCCCGTCGTCCTCGGACCCGGCGGTGAGCTGTCCGGCTGGCCGGTGCTGCTCTTCGCCGCCACCCTGCTGCTGATCTTCGCGCTCCAGGCCCGCAACATCCCCGGCGCCATCCTCATCGGCATCGTGGGCGGCACCGCCGTGGCGGCGGTCCTGAACGCGACCGGCGCCATCGACGCCAAGCAGTGGGTGAACGGCGCCCCCGAACTCCACGGCAGCCCCGTGTCCATGCCCGACTTCTCGCTCTTCGGGCACGTGTCCTTCAGCGGCTGGGGCGACGTCGGCGTCATGACGGTCACCGTGATCGTCTTCACGCTGGTCCTGGCCGGCTTCTTCGACGCGATGGCCACCATCATCGGCGTCGGCACCGAGGCGAACCTCGCCGACGACAAGGGCCGCATGCCCGGCCTGTCCAAGGCGCTGTTCATCGACGGCGCCGGCGGTGTGGTCGGCGGTGTCGCGGGCGGCTCGGGACAGTCCGTCTTCGTCGAGTCCGCCACCGGCGTGGGGGAGGGCGCCCGCACGGGCTTCTCCTCCGTGATCACCGGCCTCTTCTTCGCGGCCTGCCTCTTCTTCACCCCGATCACCGCGATCGTCCCCTCCGAGGTCGCCTCCGCCGCCCTCGTCGTCATCGGCGCGATGATGATGATGAACGCCCGGCACGTCGACTGGGGCGACCGCGCCACCGCGATCCCGGTCTTCCTGACCGTGGTCATCATGCCGTTCACGTACTCCATCACGCCCGGCGTCGCCGCCGGTGTGGTCTCGTACACGGTCATCAAGGTCGCCCAGGGCAAGGCCCGGGAGATCGGGGCCTTCATGTGGGTCCTGACGGCGGTCTTCCTCGTGTACTTCGCCCTCAACCCGATCGAGGGCTGGCTCGGCGTCCACTGA
- a CDS encoding XdhC family protein: protein MLDIAEELDRWVEQGRDFAVATVVAVGGSAPRQPGAALAVDADGTAIGSVSGGCVEGAVYELCRQALQDGESVLERFGYSDEDAFAVGLTCGGVIDILVTPVRAGDPVRPVLAAALTAAARGRAAALARVVSGPAELTGRALLVHPDGTHEGGFGGHPELDRTAAAETAALLDAGRTGTVEIGERGSRCGSPLTLLVESSVPPPRMIVFGAIDFASALVRIGRFLGYRVTVCDARPVFATRARFPEADEIVVEWPHRYLADTQVDGRTVLCVLTHDAKFDVPLLELALRLPVAYVGAMGSRRTHLDRNARLREVGVSELELARLRSPIGLDLGARTPEETALSIAAEIVAARRGGSGVSLTGARTPIHHDPATRPAARIGSVA from the coding sequence ATGCTGGACATCGCCGAGGAGCTGGACCGGTGGGTCGAGCAGGGCCGTGACTTCGCCGTCGCCACCGTGGTGGCCGTCGGCGGCAGCGCCCCGCGCCAGCCCGGCGCCGCCCTCGCGGTGGACGCCGACGGCACCGCGATCGGCTCGGTCTCCGGCGGCTGTGTGGAGGGCGCGGTCTACGAGCTGTGCCGACAGGCCCTCCAGGACGGCGAGAGCGTCCTGGAGCGGTTCGGCTACAGCGACGAGGACGCCTTCGCCGTCGGGCTGACCTGCGGCGGAGTCATCGACATCCTGGTCACACCGGTACGGGCCGGCGACCCGGTCCGTCCGGTGCTCGCCGCCGCGCTGACCGCCGCCGCCCGGGGCCGGGCGGCTGCCCTCGCCCGGGTCGTGTCCGGACCGGCCGAACTGACGGGCCGCGCCCTGCTGGTGCACCCGGACGGCACCCACGAGGGCGGCTTCGGCGGCCACCCCGAACTGGACCGCACGGCCGCCGCCGAGACGGCCGCCCTGCTCGACGCCGGCCGCACCGGCACCGTGGAGATCGGCGAACGGGGATCGCGCTGCGGCTCCCCGCTCACCCTCCTCGTCGAGTCCTCCGTACCGCCGCCCCGCATGATCGTCTTCGGCGCCATCGACTTCGCCTCCGCGCTGGTGCGGATCGGCCGCTTCCTCGGCTACCGCGTCACCGTCTGCGACGCCCGCCCCGTCTTCGCCACCCGCGCCCGCTTCCCGGAGGCCGACGAGATCGTCGTCGAGTGGCCCCACCGCTACCTGGCGGACACCCAGGTCGACGGCCGTACCGTGCTGTGCGTCCTCACCCACGACGCCAAGTTCGACGTACCCCTGCTGGAACTCGCCCTGCGGCTGCCGGTCGCCTACGTCGGCGCCATGGGCTCCCGGCGCACCCACCTGGACCGCAACGCGCGCCTGCGCGAGGTCGGCGTGAGCGAACTGGAACTCGCCCGCCTCAGGTCCCCCATCGGCCTCGACCTGGGCGCCCGCACCCCCGAGGAGACCGCGCTGTCCATCGCCGCCGAGATCGTGGCCGCCCGCCGCGGCGGCAGCGGCGTCTCCCTGACCGGCGCGCGCACCCCCATCCACCACGACCCGGCGACCCGGCCGGCGGCCCGCATCGGCTCGGTCGCCTAG
- a CDS encoding YciI family protein, with protein sequence MYVIVFRYQAPLETVDSLKEAHYTHPEGVFAQGLAQVAGPLEPRRGGVVLAEGPREAVEAAVAADPFVTSGAATAEILCFRPTWRRGGADAGSS encoded by the coding sequence ATGTACGTCATCGTGTTCCGTTACCAGGCCCCGCTGGAGACCGTCGACTCCCTCAAGGAGGCCCACTACACCCACCCCGAGGGGGTGTTCGCACAGGGCCTGGCCCAGGTCGCCGGGCCGCTGGAGCCGCGCCGGGGCGGGGTGGTCCTGGCCGAGGGCCCGCGCGAGGCGGTCGAGGCCGCCGTCGCCGCGGACCCCTTCGTCACCAGCGGCGCGGCCACCGCGGAGATCCTCTGCTTCCGCCCGACATGGCGGCGCGGGGGCGCGGACGCCGGTTCCTCCTGA
- a CDS encoding LysR family transcriptional regulator: protein MDEPEEIPELELRPLRYFAAVAEAGTVTEAARRLRIAQPSLSQQIKQLERRVGAPLFRRLPRGMELTEAGRLLLAGVRRALDALGSSVAAARAVPVTAALGVCRGVPGEVLRRAERILTGARPLRLVHEQADSARQGELLRTGALAYGILRAPVDDTAGLQLRTLADEPLGVLLGHRHPLAGHTELTWDDLAGQRLLWFPGRRAPGYASAVRERLARHGWHPGVLVEDTGSHGLFRHALLGHDDVVALRTRAGSATDTDLVWRPVGPEPPRERLLLATAARGPWAPLPERAEAVDGRP from the coding sequence ATGGATGAGCCGGAGGAGATCCCCGAACTGGAGCTGCGCCCGCTGCGGTACTTCGCCGCCGTCGCCGAGGCGGGCACCGTCACGGAGGCCGCGCGGCGGCTGCGGATCGCCCAGCCCAGCCTGAGCCAGCAGATCAAGCAGCTCGAACGGCGCGTGGGCGCACCGCTGTTCCGGCGGCTGCCCCGGGGCATGGAGCTCACCGAGGCGGGCCGGCTGCTGCTGGCCGGGGTCCGCCGGGCGCTGGACGCGCTGGGCTCCTCGGTCGCCGCGGCCCGCGCCGTCCCGGTGACCGCGGCGCTCGGCGTCTGCCGGGGCGTACCGGGGGAGGTGCTGCGCCGCGCCGAGCGGATCCTGACCGGTGCCCGGCCGCTGCGGCTGGTCCACGAACAGGCCGACTCCGCCCGCCAAGGCGAACTGCTGCGCACCGGAGCCCTGGCCTACGGCATCCTGCGCGCACCGGTGGACGACACGGCGGGCCTCCAGCTGCGCACCCTCGCCGACGAGCCCCTCGGCGTGCTGCTGGGCCACCGCCATCCGCTGGCCGGACACACCGAGCTGACCTGGGACGACCTGGCGGGGCAACGGCTGCTGTGGTTCCCCGGGCGGCGGGCCCCGGGCTATGCCTCGGCCGTCCGTGAACGGCTCGCGCGGCACGGCTGGCACCCCGGTGTCCTCGTCGAGGACACCGGCAGCCACGGTCTGTTCCGGCACGCGCTGCTCGGCCACGACGACGTGGTCGCCCTGCGCACCCGCGCCGGTTCCGCCACCGACACCGACCTCGTCTGGCGCCCGGTCGGCCCCGAACCGCCCCGGGAGCGGCTGCTCCTGGCGACCGCCGCCCGCGGACCGTGGGCGCCGCTGCCGGAGCGGGCGGAAGCGGTGGACGGGCGGCCCTAG
- a CDS encoding GNAT family N-acetyltransferase, whose amino-acid sequence MLTLERLRPDHADALLAFERENRRWFTRTISDRGDAYFAGFAGVHRARLAEQDAGVCHFHLVLDIEGTILGRVNLVDVADGRAELGYRVGERAAGRGVATAAVREVCRLAATAYGLRELTAVTTLDNPASRTVLARNGFAETGEVSITGRPGLRFLRVLDARDAPWPDPDEGR is encoded by the coding sequence ATGCTGACACTGGAGCGGCTGCGCCCCGACCACGCCGACGCGCTCCTCGCCTTCGAGCGGGAGAACCGGCGCTGGTTCACCCGGACGATCTCGGACCGCGGGGACGCGTACTTCGCCGGGTTCGCCGGTGTGCACCGGGCCCGGCTCGCCGAACAGGACGCCGGGGTCTGCCACTTCCATCTGGTCCTGGACATCGAGGGCACGATCCTCGGCCGGGTGAACCTCGTCGACGTCGCCGACGGCCGTGCCGAACTGGGCTACCGCGTCGGCGAGCGGGCCGCCGGACGGGGTGTCGCGACGGCGGCCGTACGGGAGGTGTGCCGGCTGGCCGCCACCGCGTACGGGCTGCGGGAACTGACCGCGGTCACCACGCTGGACAACCCGGCGTCCAGGACCGTGCTCGCCCGCAACGGCTTCGCCGAGACGGGCGAGGTGAGCATCACCGGACGGCCGGGGCTGCGGTTCCTGCGCGTGCTCGACGCCCGCGACGCGCCCTGGCCCGATCCGGACGAAGGACGCTAG
- a CDS encoding polysaccharide deacetylase family protein: protein MPSLTKKTCTNGRTGKTGTRSRVIAALAAAAGLTLALSGCTTVDATSPSTARTQAADGAPGRFGSVDCRQAKCIALTFDAGPSENSARLLDILKEKKVPATFFLLGARHIDTYPELVKRMAAEGHEVASHTWDHEILTEISEAKIRDELKRPNDAIERLIGHKPTLMRPPQGRTNDTVQRISKEMGMSEVLWSVTAKDYTTTDSELIKKRVLDQSSRDGIILLHDIYKGTVPAVPGIIDALKERGYVFVTVPQLLAPGKPVPGKVYRP from the coding sequence ATGCCTTCCTTGACCAAGAAGACCTGCACGAACGGGAGAACCGGGAAAACGGGGACGAGGTCCCGCGTGATCGCCGCACTCGCCGCCGCGGCCGGCCTGACGCTCGCGCTGAGCGGCTGCACCACAGTGGACGCGACCAGTCCGAGCACGGCCAGGACCCAGGCGGCGGACGGCGCGCCGGGCCGGTTCGGCTCGGTGGACTGCCGCCAGGCCAAGTGCATCGCGCTGACCTTCGACGCCGGTCCGAGCGAGAACTCCGCGCGGCTGCTCGACATCCTGAAGGAGAAGAAGGTGCCCGCCACCTTCTTCCTGCTCGGGGCGCGGCACATCGACACGTACCCGGAACTGGTCAAGCGGATGGCGGCCGAGGGCCACGAGGTGGCCAGCCACACCTGGGACCACGAGATCCTCACCGAGATATCCGAGGCGAAGATACGCGACGAGCTGAAGCGGCCCAACGACGCGATCGAACGCCTCATCGGGCACAAGCCCACCCTGATGCGCCCGCCGCAGGGCCGGACCAACGACACCGTGCAGCGGATCTCCAAGGAGATGGGCATGTCGGAGGTCCTGTGGAGCGTGACCGCGAAGGACTACACGACGACCGACTCCGAGCTGATCAAGAAGCGGGTCCTCGACCAGTCCTCCCGTGACGGGATCATCCTGCTGCACGACATCTACAAGGGCACGGTGCCCGCCGTCCCCGGCATCATCGACGCGCTGAAGGAGCGCGGGTACGTGTTCGTCACCGTGCCCCAGCTCCTGGCCCCGGGCAAGCCGGTGCCGGGCAAGGTGTACCGCCCTTAG